Proteins from a genomic interval of Elusimicrobiota bacterium:
- the hisI gene encoding phosphoribosyl-AMP cyclohydrolase translates to MLKLKFDKNGLIPAIIQDEKTKQVLMLAYMNKEAFQKTLKTNRTWFYSRSRKKLWLKGEVSGNIQIVKKILVDCDTDTILILVKPKGPACHNGYNSCFYRTVKGKIISKKMFDPNKVYQK, encoded by the coding sequence ATGTTAAAATTAAAATTTGACAAAAATGGCTTAATACCCGCTATAATCCAAGATGAAAAAACAAAACAGGTTTTGATGCTCGCTTATATGAATAAAGAAGCGTTCCAAAAAACTCTGAAAACAAACCGAACATGGTTTTACTCTCGTAGCAGAAAAAAACTGTGGCTCAAAGGTGAAGTATCAGGCAATATCCAGATTGTCAAAAAAATACTTGTTGATTGCGATACGGATACGATTTTAATACTTGTCAAGCCGAAAGGTCCCGCCTGCCATAACGGCTACAACTCTTGTTTTTATAGAACTGTTAAAGGAAAAATTATCTCTAAAAAAATGT